A stretch of the Uranotaenia lowii strain MFRU-FL unplaced genomic scaffold, ASM2978415v1 HiC_scaffold_265, whole genome shotgun sequence genome encodes the following:
- the LOC129759758 gene encoding putative mediator of RNA polymerase II transcription subunit 26 → MAMNQAHPSPVIAMSAATVAAATVDPVALQRYEADKRAWDEAIRAYNGPDPLDIWFNFICWLEQHKCFDKDGGFRKILEQCLSNFENFENYKQDVRMVKLWMKFIDMQANPLNLYQFLYKKNVGTQCACFYIGWAHYYDAANAFKQAESIYNLGIQVKAQPIEELQEAQNKFRLSIANRMLYNDASSKKRSANTLVEQRQQITSLSPPQKKLKTESGEYNIQNQQGQQSQLQQQQQQTQQHHQPVQHHQSSHQHQQPVEPQKPQQVQQQQQQQHQQQIVVQRQETLTAQARLQPHIPHSQQQQAQYAAYYHQQQQQHHQLQQQTSQQQHQAQQQQSQLHQQPQQQHHQQQMQHTIQQPPQQQQQHVSVAATSTASPTVAAEQYYQHDKQALAYNQYNHHLYHQQTHHQQYQTQPQAIVAQPQSPVQQPMQRQVQQTPQIQQASPATSHPATHAHVNQVPHQQAQPQQVQSRLQPQPQAPPTTPAATQPVQSQHQPEPKAIQRSVIVENYALENESLIECNLNNSAYVISSSLNYVYDDPNLTGYSTIEEEPPEEEKLDPLAIRLPPNFAREARSNHERWEVPLCLEEPYEQNRKCCYPKGLVYPDLHTGNPTMEFSLEEIRARKWYRRKEELEEQKRIRQAQLEAEKQRQERQRQLQLQYQQHQQQQQQQQQQQQQQQQQQISHQTVYHGHAQHHSLAHRNYQQTNQYPSNAYQQQPPQTQAHQYQEPVRQAASSAHSGQTSQPASHFYHPTQQHQPSQQHQPTRQQQQQPPAQPVQHLHQHAPSNQHPAPPQSYNHYRHPYPQQQQQPNQYQSPVHQQQSQNQPSAQQPYPPNSQYQNQPYAAGYAQHGYGSVQPVHHSPPVRTQSPHYAAQHQASTQQSPIAQHTAHQMYQQQAPTRPQTPQQHNQTPNQSSNPAQQPLVRPMHPMQQRPTNPYQHPVSQSIPPTQSLQRPQHTPHTVHPQQPQIKPPPATHPHQPVQRAPAPRPAPVKPSPVANSNFSNCDDFEEQIEASTIRFSTSTENGTSKSKTITIKFKKEKSSYATPSPPPLATHPSVPVSVASTSGVNNAASDTAKKIKKVPSGLANTATAVRTNLTPKTPKSESTKKNKASKSKTSKPDPEATLVPSHKVKQTFLSPSYTDENSTQSYTSSTGASGKKHKKKSKSRYADDEEAVYDGYSQEDVEYIDSDDFDEDDDDEDLDSSYQSNSEFNTSFSNISFAGDNSNGAYNYGGSSCSTPMRQTQTSTGISKTSTPIGSFRFLKKHESNLSLGHNEDSMNSTVVENSYFQTEQDEEARRRRKEKALAIIDTHMEKPFLDPFSSELCKAFLTKIDFPARDNEDNYKVINANLPKLFKAQMASLGGLTYNIEKEVGRGSYGSVFRAVNATTGAIVAIKYQKPANTWELYICTEVRKRIKNANILPGFMDICSAVIAPNASVLVSEFSQYGSLLDINNKLRTATTKVMHESLVMHFSSQILSIVDHLHTCNIIHADIKPDNFLLMDIPNVESDVPTLRLIDFGCAIDMNFFEKKRQFKKVIQTDGFTCVEMQEGRPWSYQTDLFCVAGTIHVMLFGEYMQLNRTSSGWEIKQKLPRYLKKHVWTDVFQKLLNIKDIDHMPKLNDLKELIDAEAFNMESELVKHIRTLSNLLKRR, encoded by the exons ATGGCAATGAATCAAGCACATCCGTCACCCGTAATTGCAATGTCTGCTGCTACAGTAGCAGCAGCCACGGTCGATCCGGTTGCATTGCAGCGTTACGAAGCGGACAAGCGTGCTTGGGATGAAGCCATCCGAGCTTACAATGGGCCCGATCCATTGGATATATGGTTCAACTTTATTTGCTGGCTGGAGCAGCACAAGTGCTTCGAcaaagatggtggcttccggaAGATTTTGGAGCAATGTCTGtcgaattttgagaattttgaaaactataaacAGGATGTTCGAATGGTTAAACTGTGGATGAAATTT ATTGACATGCAAGCAAACCCTTTAAATCTGTACCAATTTCTGTACAAAAAGAATGTGGGCACACAATGTGCTTGTTTCTACATCGGTTGGGCTCATTACTACGATGCAGCTAACGCATTCAAACAGGCGGAGTCGATTTACAATTTAGGTATTCAGGTGAAGGCACAGCCAATAGAAGAGTTGCAGGAAGCTCAAAATAAATTTCGGTTATCGATAGCTAATCGAATGCTGTACAACGATGCGTCTTCAAAGAAAAGATCGGCCAACACATTGGTGGAGCAAAGACAGCAGATCACTTCTCTGAGTCCCCCGCAGAAGAAGCTGAAAACCGAATCTGGAGAATACAACATCCAAAATCAACAAGGTCAGCAATCACAGttgcaacaacaacagcaacaaacgCAACAGCATCATCAGCCGGTTCAGCATCATCAGTCGTCACATCAGCATCAACAGCCAGTTGAACCACAGAAACCTCAGCAggtccaacaacaacaacaacaacagcaccaGCAACAGATCGTGGTTCAACGACAAGAAACGCTAACGGCGCAGGCTCGATTACAGCCACACATACCGCATTCTCAACAACAACAAGCTCAATACGCTGCGTACTatcatcagcaacagcagcaacatcaTCAATTGCAACAACAAACAAGTCAACAGCAGCATCAAGCACAGCAACAGCAATCGCAATTACATCAACAACCGCAGCAACAACACCACCAGCAACAAATGCAGCATACGATTCAACAACCGccacagcagcaacagcaacacgTATCTGTTGCAGCGACAAGTACAGCTAGTCCAACTGTAGCAGCCGAACAATATTATCAACACGATAAACAAGCTCTCGCTTACAATCAGTATAATCACCACCTTTATCATCAGCAGACGCATCATCAACAGTACCAAACACAACCCCAAGCTATTGTTGCTCAACCCCAATCACCTGTTCAGCAGCCAATGCAGCGCCAAGTTCAGCAAACCCCACAAATTCAACAAGCATCTCCGGCTACATCTCATCCAGCGACACACGCCCACGTTAATCAGGTCCCTCATCAACAAGCACAACCGCAGCAGGTACAATCAAGACTACAACCTCAACCTCAAGCTCCACCAACAACACCAGCTGCTACACAACCGGTTCAATCGCAACATCAGCCGGAACCGAAAGCGATCCAACGATCCGTTATCGTGGAAAACTACGCCCTAGAAAACGAGAGCTTGATCGAGTGTAATCTGAACAACTCGGCTTACGTTATCTCGTCCTCGCTGAACTACGTCTATGACGATCCCAATCTTACCGGGTACTCGACCATCGAAGAGGAACCTCCCGAGGAGGAAAAACTCGATCCACTCGCCATTCGGCTACCACCCAACTTTGCCCGTGAAGCTCGTTCCAACCATGAGCGCTGGGAGGTTCCACTTTGCCTCGAAGAACCGTACGAGCAGAACCGCAAATGTTGCTACCCGAAAGGATTGGTGTATCCGGATCTTCACACCGGCAACCCGACGATGGAATTTTCGTTGGAGGAAATCCGGGCCCGTAAGTGGTACCGTCGGAAAGAGGAACTGGAAGAACAGAAACGAATACGGCAGGCGCAGTTGGAGGCCGAAAAGCAGCGCCAAGAGCGGCAACGGCAGCTGCAATTGCAGTACCAAcaacatcaacagcagcagcagcagcaacagcagcagcagcaacaacaacaacagcagcagataTCGCATCAAACTGTTTATCATGGTCACGCTCAACATCACTCGTTGGCTCATAGAAACTATCAACAAACAAATCAG TATCCTTCAAACGCATATCAACAACAGCCACCACAAACGCAAGCGCATCAATACCAAGAACCTGTACGACAAGCGGCTAGTAGTGCACACTCTGGTCAAACCTCACAACCTGCATCCCATTTTTACCACCCAACGCAACAACATCAACCATCGCAGCAACATCAGCCAACacgccaacagcagcagcaaccacCAGCACAACCTGTGCAGCACTTGCATCAACATGCTCCTTCAAATCAGCATCCAGCACCACCTCAAAGTTATAACCACTACCGCCATCCTTACCctcagcagcaacaacagccaAACCAGTACCAATCGCCGGTGCATCAACAACAATCACAAAACCAACCCTCAGCTCAACAACCTTATCCGCCAAACTCCCAATACCAAAATCAACCATATGCGGCTGGCTACGCTCAACACGGCTACGGATCTGTCCAACCTGTCCATCATTCTCCACCAGTTCGAACACAATCCCCGCACTATGCTGCCCAACATCAAGCTTCGACACAACAATCGCCGATCGCACAACATACTGCCCATCAAATGTATCAACAACAAGCGCCAACAAGACCCCAAACACCTCAGCAGCACAACCAAACACCAAACCAATCCAGTAATCCGGCACAACAACCTCTTGTGCGCCCGATGCACCCAATGCAACAACGACCAACTAACCCCTATCAACATCCAGTCAGTCAATCGATTCCACCTACCCAATCCCTCCAACGTCCACAACATACTCCGCACACCGTACACCCCCAACAGCCGCAAATTAAACCTCCCCCTGCTACCCATCCGCATCAACCGGTCCAAAGAGCTCCCGCTCCGAGGCCGGCCCCGGTCAAGCCATCCCCTGTCGCGAACAGTAACTTCAGCAATTGTGACGATTTTGAGGAACAAATCGAAGCTTCAACCATACGATTCTCCACGTCAACCGAAAATGGTACCAGCAAGAGCAAAACGATCACCATCAAATTCAAGAAAGAAAAATCCTCGTACGCCACCCCTAGTCCACCTCCGTTGGCAACTCACCCTTCGGTTCCGGTGTCGGTAGCCTCCACATCCGGTGTCAATAACGCTGCCTCCGATACggctaaaaaaatcaaaaaagttccTTCGGGATTGGCTAACACAGCCACCGCAGTCCGAACAAACCTTACACCGAAAACACCGAAATCCGAGAGCACCAAAAAGAATAAAGCCTCTAAAAGTAAAACTAGTAAACCTGATCCAGAAGCGACACTCGTTCCTAGTCACAAGGTCAAGCAAACCTTTTTGTCACCATCGTACACCGATGAAAATTCAACACAATCCTACACCTCTTCAACGGGAGCGTCTGGTAAGAAACAcaagaaaaagtcaaaatccCGTTACGCTGACGATGAAGAAGCGGTCTACGATGGCTACTCCCAGGAAGACGTTGAGTATATAGATTCGGATGACTTCgacgaagatgacgatgatgaagACTTGGATTCGTCCTATCAATCCAACTCCGAGTTCAACACGTCCTTTAGCAATATTTCTTTCGCCGGAGATAACAGCAACGGCGCCTACAATTACGGAGGAAGCTCCTGTTCGACGCCAATGCGGCAAACGCAAACCTCCACGGGAATATCCAAAACATCAACTCCAATCGGTTCGTTCCGATTCCTCAAGAAGCATGAATCAAATCTCTCGCTAGGACACAACGAGGATTCTATGAACTCGACGGTCGTCGAAAACAGCTACTTCCAAACCGAACAGGATGAGGAAGCTCGGCGACGACGGAAGGAAAAGGCATTGGCCATAATTGACACTCACATGGAGAAACCGTTCCTGGATCCGTTCAGTAGCGAGCTGTGCAAAGCATTCCTCACCAAGATTGACTTCCCGGCGAGGGACAACGAAGATAACTACAAGGTGATCAACGCGAATCTACCGAAGCTGTTCAAAGCTCAGATGGCTTCGTTGGGTGGGCTAACGTATAACATCGAAAAAGAGGTTGGCAGAGGATCGTATGGATCCGTGTTCCGAGCAGTCAATGCCACAACTGGTGCCATCGTTGCCATCAAATACCAGAAACCAGCCAACACCTGGGAATTGTACATATGCACCGAAGTGAGGAAGAGGATTAAGAATGCCAATATT CTACCGGGTTTTATGGATATTTGCTCGGCTGTTATAGCACCTAACGCTAGTGTGCTGGTGTCGGAGTTCTCTCAGTATGGTTCATTGCTGgatattaacaataaattacGTACCGCAACCACCAAG GTTATGCATGAATCCTTGGTGATGCATTTTAGTAGCCAGATACTGTCGATCGTAGACCACCTGCACACGTGTAATATAATCCATGCCGACATCAAGCCGGATAATTTCTTGCTAATGGATAT ACCGAACGTGGAATCGGATGTGCCGACCCTGCGGTTGATCGATTTTGGGTGTGCAATCGAtatgaacttttttgaaaagaaaCGGCAGTTCAAAAAAGTTATCCAAACGGATGGCTTCACGTGTGTAGAAATGCAAGAAGGTCGTCCATGGTCGTACCAAACCGATCTTTTCTGTGTGGCTGGCACCATACACGTGATGCTGTTTGGCGAGTACATGCAGCTGAATAGGACCTCGTCCGGCTGGGAAATCAAACAGAAACTGCCACG cTATCTCAAAAAGCACGTGTGGACTGATGTGTTCCAGAAGCTGTTGAACATCAAGGACATCGACCACATGCCAAAACTGAACGATCTGAAAGAGTTGATTGATGCAGAGGCGTTCAACATGGAATCGGAACTGGTCAAGCATATAAGAACGCTTTCGAATTTGCTGAAGCGTCGATAA
- the LOC129759759 gene encoding putative tricarboxylate transport protein, mitochondrial, with translation MDRRFPTLNGGSSSSQLSAFRNPFGRRPWMEQQGAAAAAGGTGLKGIVAGGITGGIEICITFPTEYVKTQLQLDEKGATKQYNGIMDCVKKTVKNNGFFGLYRGLSVLLYGSIPKSAVRFGAFETFKEQLMDSNGQLSTSGKLLAGLGAGVAEAILAVTPMETVKVKFINDQRSASPKYKGFFHGVGMIVKQEGFSGVYKGVTATILKQGSNQAIRFYVMETLKEVYKGDDPKKPVPKLVVGAFGAVAGAASVFGNTPIDVVKTRMQGLEAAKYKNTVDCAVQIWKNEGALAFYKGTVPRLSRVCLDVAITFMIYDSFMDLFNKFWR, from the exons ATGGATCGACGGTTCCCAACCCTGAACGGTGGTAGTAGCAGTAGTCAGCTATCGGCCTTCCGAAATCCGTTCGGTCGGAGACCATGGATGGAACAGCAGGGAGCAGCTGCCGCAGCCGGTGGAACCGGTCTGAAAGGCATCGTGGCCGGCGGCATTACCGGTGGTATCGAAATCTGCATCACATTCCCGACCGAGTACGTCAAGACCCAACTTCAGCTCGATGAAAAGg GTGCCACCAAACAATACAATGGTATTATGGATTGTgtcaaaaaaactgttaaaaataatGGTTTCTTCGGGCTGTACAGAGGACTGAGCGTCCTTCTTTATGGATCAATCCCTAAGTCGGCAGTGAG aTTTGGAGCCTTTGAAACCTTCAAAGAGCAGTTGATGGATTCGAATGGGCAGCTGAGTACCTCTGGTAAGCTGTTAGCCGGTTTGGGAGCCGGTGTTGCCGAGGCCATCCTCGCCGTAACCCCAATGGAAACCGTAAAGGTCAAGTTTATCAACGATCAGCGAAGTGCCAGTCCAAAGTACAAAGGGTTTTTCCACGGCGTCGGGATGATCGTCAAGCAGGAAGGTTTCTCGGGAGTGTACAAGGGTGTAACGGCGACTATTCTCAAGCAAGGTTCCAACCAAGCCATTCGTTTCTACGTCATGGAAACGCTGAAGGAAGTATACAAGGGAGACGACCCGAAGAAGCCGGTTCCGAAACTGGTGGTCGGAGCCTTTGGTGCCGTGGCCGGAGCAGCTTCCGTTTTCGGCAACACTCCGATCGATGTGGTCAAAACGCGAATGCAAGGTCTGGAAGCTGCCAAGTATAAGAACACTGTCGATTGTGCCGTACAGATCTGGAAAAACGAAGGGGCACTCGCCTTCTACAAGGGCACTGTTCCACGGTTAAGCCGTGTATGCTTAGATGTAGCCATCACGTTCATGATCTACGATTCGTTTATGGATTTGTTTAACAAGTTTTGGCGCTAA